The following proteins come from a genomic window of Nicotiana tomentosiformis chromosome 12, ASM39032v3, whole genome shotgun sequence:
- the LOC138903046 gene encoding uncharacterized mitochondrial protein AtMg00810-like: MAGCHKARLVVRGDTQVEGVDFQETFSHVIKISTVKTLVVVDIKQHRTLFQLDVNNAFLHGDLDKEVFIRLPPDDQFKIKDLGSLNYFLGIDVLHTTSGVLLHQRKFILDLLAEFHSDACSPITCPLELNVKLKDRVGNYLPMPEEYRSLISKLNLFTHTRHDLNFVVQHLSQFMQQPCEPQIKVALHLLRYLRGTSDFGIFFNNSSDLSLQVYCDSDWGSCPESKRSVYGFCIFLGRSLIGWKSKKHVVISLSLAETEYMAMSKVVAKTIWVCRLLTNFGFPSALHILHFCDSMSAIHNARNPIFHERTNYFELDCHFVRSKLAEGLISLSHTSSASQLAC; this comes from the exons ATGGCAGGATGCCATAAAGCTAGGCTTGTAGTTAGGGGTGACACACAGGTAGAGGGTGTTGATTTTCAGGAAACTTTTTCCCATGTTATAAAAATTTCTACTGTCAAAACCCTGGTAGTTGTTGATATAAAGCAACATCGTACTTTGTTTCAACTTGATGTTAACAATGCCTTCTTGCATGGTGATCTAGATAAGGAAGTTTTCATAAGGTTAcctcctg ATGATCAGTTTAAAATCAAAGATTTGGGGTCTCTTAACTATTTCCTTGGTATTGACGTGTTGCATACTACTTCTGGGGTTCTACTGCATCAAAGGAAATTTATTCTTGATCTCTTAGCTGAGTTCCATTCTGATGCATGCTCTCCTATCACTTGCCCTCTAGAACTGAATGTTAAATTGAAGGATAGAGTTGGTAATTATCTTCCTATGCCTGAGGAGTATAGAAGTCTGATTAGTAAGCTTAACCTTTTCACCCATACCAGGCATGATCTCAATTTTGTTGTACAACATCTTAGCCAGTTTATGCAGCAACCTTGTGAGCCTCAAATTAAGGTTGCCTTACATTTGCTGAGATATCTGAGGGGCACTTCTGATTTTGGGATTTTCTTTAATAATTCTTCTGATTTGTCCCTGCAAGTTTATTGTGACAGTGATTGGGGTTCCTGCCCAGAAAGTAAAAGGTCTGTTTATGGGTTCTGCATCTTTCTTGGTAGGAGTCTCATTGGTTGGAAGTCCAAGAAGCATGTTGTGATTTCACTCTCTTTAGCTGAGACTGAGTATATGGCCATGAGTAAAGTTGTAGCTAAAACTATTTGGGTTTGCAGGCTGCTTACTAATTTTGGCTTCCCTTCTGCTCTTCATATTCTTCATTTTTGTGATAGTATGTCTGCTATTCACAATGCCAGGAATCCCATTTTTCACGAGCGCACAAACTACTTTGAACTGGACTGCCACTTTGTTCGCAGCAAACTTGCTGAAGGGCTAATTTCTCTCTCTCACACCTCAAGTGCCTCCCAGCTAGCTTGCTGA